A region from the Paludicola sp. MB14-C6 genome encodes:
- a CDS encoding superoxide dismutase codes for MQETYPFQLKPLNYSYNALEPYIDEETVRIHHDKHLKTYVDNLNKALQPYPEYHNLSLTQLVKNYMQLPTKLQTAVRNNAGGVYNHNLYFDIMNKPSNSTPQGLLEIAINNTFGSFDEMKNHIKAAALGQFGSGYAWLVVDSYGNLKVIPTPNQDTPLPQNTCPILIIDVWEHAYYLKYQNRRAEYIDNWWNVVNWNKVLENYMACKTQMW; via the coding sequence ATGCAAGAAACGTATCCATTTCAATTAAAGCCATTAAATTATAGTTATAATGCACTCGAACCATATATTGATGAAGAAACAGTACGCATTCATCATGATAAACATTTAAAGACATACGTAGATAATCTGAATAAAGCACTTCAGCCATATCCTGAATATCATAACCTATCATTAACACAACTTGTTAAAAACTATATGCAGTTGCCCACTAAACTCCAAACTGCCGTTAGGAATAATGCTGGCGGAGTTTATAATCACAATCTATACTTTGATATTATGAATAAGCCAAGTAACAGTACACCACAAGGATTATTAGAAATTGCAATCAATAATACCTTTGGTTCATTTGATGAAATGAAAAACCATATAAAAGCTGCTGCGTTAGGTCAATTTGGATCAGGTTACGCTTGGTTAGTTGTTGATAGTTATGGTAATCTAAAAGTTATTCCAACCCCAAACCAAGATACTCCATTACCACAAAACACGTGCCCTATTTTAATTATTGATGTTTGGGAACACGCTTATTACTTAAAATATCAAAATCGTCGTGCTGAATATATAGATAATTGGTGGAACGTTGTTAATTGGAACAAGGTTTTAGAAAACTATATGGCTTGCAAGACACAAATGTGGTAA
- a CDS encoding glycyl-radical enzyme activating protein yields MSNPMGILFNIQRFSLHDGPGIRTTVFFKGCNMRCAWCHNPESFQIKPQLSINHSLCTLCGKCLTACKNHAHTIQNQYHSFSQSACTSCFQCIESCPNDALSVIGQEWTVEDVVAECLKDEIYYKQDGGVTFSGGEASLQYDFLLELAKKLKENHIHTCLETNGAIAKEKLVTLSKYIDLFLFDFKLYDDDLHKKYIGVSNKMVYESLAILNELQKNVILRCPIIPQINDCPEHFEEINRLKHNYNNIIDVEIMAYHNLGQSKWNGIGLDYTLKDTPVPDSSLKKKWELLITK; encoded by the coding sequence ATGAGTAATCCTATGGGTATTTTATTCAACATACAACGATTTTCTCTTCATGATGGGCCTGGAATTCGTACAACGGTTTTCTTTAAAGGCTGTAATATGCGATGTGCATGGTGTCATAATCCCGAATCATTTCAAATAAAGCCACAGCTGAGTATCAATCATAGCTTGTGCACACTTTGTGGCAAATGTTTAACGGCTTGTAAAAATCATGCTCATACAATACAAAATCAATATCACTCATTTTCCCAATCAGCTTGCACTTCTTGCTTTCAATGCATAGAATCTTGTCCCAATGATGCATTAAGTGTTATTGGGCAGGAATGGACAGTTGAAGATGTAGTCGCTGAATGTTTAAAGGATGAAATATATTACAAACAAGATGGCGGAGTGACCTTTTCAGGTGGTGAAGCTTCCTTGCAATATGATTTTTTGCTTGAACTGGCAAAAAAACTAAAAGAAAATCATATTCATACTTGTTTAGAAACGAATGGTGCTATCGCAAAAGAAAAATTGGTTACTCTTAGCAAATATATTGACCTCTTTTTGTTTGACTTCAAACTTTATGATGATGATTTGCATAAAAAGTATATTGGCGTTTCTAATAAAATGGTATATGAAAGTTTAGCAATTTTAAATGAATTACAAAAAAATGTAATTCTACGATGTCCTATTATTCCTCAGATTAACGATTGCCCAGAGCATTTTGAAGAAATTAACCGATTAAAGCATAACTACAATAACATTATTGATGTTGAAATCATGGCATATCATAATTTAGGACAATCAAAATGGAATGGAATTGGTTTGGACTATACGTTAAAAGATACTCCTGTTCCCGATTCCTCATTAAAGAAAAAATGGGAGTTGTTGATTACAAAATAA
- a CDS encoding pyruvate formate lyase family protein, with translation MYLNYKKDLDYALHFTEIYKSETDKAMREAKCLQLQIPYVLMPMTECDLIVGYMKHGYVGFSPQYGGSYTYYYWDDRVQQAIDAVKDSVDQEYLDSVEDMRDFWKQENTEKKMLDRFAQKYGTHMEEANYYYGVARIAGMTVDLDLLVQVGLSGLKERVNDYRKQNGSSSFYDALDISIDVIIDACLMYADNARAQLEVASPERREELLKIAEIFENLTTSAPKTFREGLQLIWIYAVCSDLMNFGRMDNYLSDLYVHDIENGILTEEEAVKLLSSLFRNIIKVSKVHDSRIIIGGKGRKNPDNADQLALTLIKTSRTVVDVVPQLTLRYYHGINDSLLTETLVNIEAGAVYPIVYSDDATIPAMQEIYQIDEEMAQRWVPFGCGEYVIEGYGAATPNTGMTLPQALDIVLHRGCDSFTGNQYGFDVGDPSNFLTFEDLFEAYSKLLEPAVLEEAYSEQCNYQVAGENACFLHLSLLTHDCMEKNIPIFEGGARFLCATSEIFGLVTLADSLTAIKKCVYEDKLFSLPQLIHMLDCNFKGYEKERKILLNAPKYGNDDNYADEMVVRVFNHISKLHRDAGKTTNLYGYHVVSVNNSGSAERGAVTAATPCGRHRGAPLSNGNSPSIGADKLGLTALLNSMRKVEANKHVGVVHNIRMNKDMLKNNRDKIKMLLQIFYENGGIQTNLSSIGKYDLEQAMLHPEKYQNLIVRIGGFSARFIELDPIVQNEILLRTTYEEF, from the coding sequence ATGTATTTAAATTATAAAAAAGATTTAGACTATGCTTTACATTTCACAGAAATATATAAAAGTGAAACTGATAAAGCTATGCGTGAAGCAAAATGTTTACAGCTCCAAATCCCATACGTTTTAATGCCTATGACTGAATGCGATTTAATTGTAGGCTATATGAAGCATGGATATGTAGGCTTTTCTCCGCAATATGGAGGAAGTTATACCTATTATTATTGGGATGATCGTGTGCAACAAGCGATTGATGCTGTAAAAGATTCAGTTGATCAAGAATATCTTGATTCAGTTGAAGATATGCGTGATTTTTGGAAACAGGAAAACACAGAGAAAAAAATGTTGGATCGTTTTGCTCAAAAATATGGTACGCATATGGAAGAAGCAAACTATTATTATGGTGTTGCTCGAATTGCCGGTATGACTGTAGATCTTGATTTACTGGTTCAAGTCGGACTATCCGGATTGAAAGAAAGAGTAAACGATTACAGAAAACAAAACGGTTCATCCAGCTTTTATGATGCACTTGATATTTCAATTGATGTTATCATAGATGCTTGTTTGATGTATGCAGACAACGCAAGAGCGCAGCTAGAGGTTGCTTCGCCAGAGAGAAGAGAAGAGCTATTAAAAATAGCCGAAATATTTGAGAACTTAACAACATCGGCACCAAAAACTTTCAGAGAAGGACTACAGCTTATTTGGATTTATGCTGTTTGTTCCGATTTGATGAATTTCGGTAGAATGGACAATTATTTGAGTGATTTGTATGTCCACGATATTGAAAACGGAATTCTAACAGAAGAAGAGGCAGTTAAATTACTATCTTCACTTTTTAGAAATATTATTAAAGTTAGTAAAGTCCATGACAGTCGAATTATCATCGGTGGTAAAGGAAGAAAAAATCCGGATAATGCCGATCAGTTGGCGCTCACTTTAATTAAAACCTCCAGAACGGTTGTCGATGTTGTCCCACAACTAACATTACGATACTATCATGGTATCAATGACAGTTTACTAACCGAAACATTAGTAAATATAGAAGCCGGTGCTGTATACCCTATCGTTTACAGCGATGATGCTACTATTCCCGCTATGCAGGAAATTTATCAGATTGATGAAGAAATGGCACAAAGATGGGTACCTTTTGGATGTGGAGAATATGTTATAGAAGGATATGGAGCGGCTACTCCAAATACCGGTATGACCTTACCGCAAGCCTTAGATATTGTTTTACACAGAGGCTGTGATTCGTTCACAGGTAATCAATATGGATTTGATGTTGGAGATCCATCAAACTTTTTAACGTTCGAAGATTTATTTGAAGCATATTCCAAATTATTAGAGCCAGCAGTACTTGAAGAAGCATATTCCGAGCAATGCAATTATCAAGTAGCAGGAGAAAATGCATGCTTTTTGCATTTAAGCTTACTTACACATGATTGCATGGAAAAGAATATCCCAATCTTTGAAGGTGGCGCAAGATTTTTATGCGCAACCAGTGAAATTTTTGGTTTGGTTACTCTTGCAGATTCGCTTACAGCTATTAAAAAATGTGTATATGAAGATAAACTATTCTCATTACCGCAACTCATCCATATGCTTGACTGCAACTTTAAGGGATATGAAAAGGAAAGAAAAATTCTTTTAAACGCACCAAAATACGGCAATGACGATAATTATGCTGATGAAATGGTGGTTCGAGTATTTAACCATATTTCAAAATTACACAGAGATGCAGGCAAAACAACTAATTTATATGGATACCATGTTGTAAGTGTTAACAACTCAGGATCAGCAGAACGTGGTGCAGTTACAGCTGCTACTCCTTGCGGAAGGCATCGAGGAGCGCCATTATCCAACGGAAACAGTCCATCAATTGGTGCTGATAAGCTAGGGCTCACCGCTTTACTCAACTCAATGAGGAAAGTTGAGGCTAACAAGCACGTAGGTGTTGTTCACAACATCCGTATGAATAAAGATATGTTGAAAAACAACCGAGATAAAATCAAGATGTTACTACAAATCTTTTATGAAAATGGTGGTATACAAACCAATTTATCTTCTATAGGCAAATATGATTTAGAACAAGCAATGTTGCATCCTGAAAAATATCAAAACTTGATTGTGCGAATAGGCGGATTTAGTGCAAGGTTTATTGAGCTTGATCCAATTGTTCAAAATGAAATCTTATTAAGAACCACATATGAGGAATTTTAA
- a CDS encoding helix-turn-helix transcriptional regulator has protein sequence MIKLLCEQERTKRVSGAKLTSVRQTFPLHTHDFFEFFLVTKGRAIHVVNNVAQVIERGSLVFVRPSDEHCYDYYKTQDFEFYNHGFETEIFDKINMVYDTKADALVNRSVPKHIKVNLAQLHFLEQRFEELLKIPTCEQRRLPLSYLAMEVIYLMLTTEDFDQNHLPPDWLIKVLDEMSEPENFIVGLPRLLELCNYSQEHINREFKRYLNITPTKYINELRLQYANDLLEKGDQEIVDVCENCGFHNLSHFYSEFKKYYGFSPNKARKNSENSCQNHTIIV, from the coding sequence ATGATAAAGCTACTTTGTGAGCAAGAGCGTACGAAAAGAGTATCGGGTGCAAAATTAACAAGTGTGCGTCAAACATTTCCGTTGCATACGCATGATTTTTTTGAGTTTTTTTTAGTAACAAAAGGTCGTGCTATTCATGTCGTAAATAACGTTGCACAGGTGATAGAACGGGGTTCTTTGGTATTTGTAAGGCCGTCAGACGAACATTGCTATGACTACTATAAAACCCAAGATTTTGAGTTTTATAACCATGGGTTTGAAACGGAAATATTTGATAAAATTAACATGGTTTATGATACGAAAGCTGATGCTTTAGTGAATAGGAGCGTGCCCAAGCACATCAAGGTCAATTTAGCACAATTACACTTTCTTGAGCAGCGTTTTGAAGAGCTTTTAAAGATACCTACTTGTGAACAACGACGACTTCCTTTATCATATTTAGCAATGGAAGTTATTTATTTAATGTTAACAACCGAGGATTTCGATCAAAATCATTTACCACCTGATTGGTTAATAAAAGTGTTAGATGAAATGAGCGAACCGGAAAACTTTATTGTAGGGCTTCCTCGCTTGCTCGAATTATGCAATTATTCACAAGAACATATCAACCGAGAGTTCAAACGTTATTTGAATATTACTCCAACTAAATATATAAATGAGCTGCGTTTACAATATGCAAATGATTTGTTGGAAAAGGGTGACCAAGAAATAGTTGACGTTTGTGAGAATTGTGGATTTCATAATTTAAGCCATTTTTATTCCGAGTTTAAAAAATATTATGGCTTTTCACCGAATAAAGCGAGAAAAAACAGTGAAAACAGTTGTCAAAATCATACTATTATAGTATAA
- a CDS encoding aldo/keto reductase — protein sequence MYYKNYGNTDMKVSAIGLGCMRYDDNDVAEGNLEKCAEVALYAHECGINYFDTAPFYCNDKSETITGIALSQLKRDSYFVSSKTNMSTVGDVINADTFRKRLETTLTRLKVDYLDFYHLWCMLDLESYQKQREALYGFFEQAKAEGLIRNIVFSAHMQGAEIEKVVAENKFKGMLIGYNALNYRFRQSGIEAAHKNGMGVVVMNPLGGGLIPQNPETFSYLTKETDLNVAQAALRFVASHKEITITLAGCTTKAHVDDAVKAVENLVEKPASEINKELEGQGLSFNTLCTGCGYCKKCPMDIDIPKFMDAYNEKLLGSSPLARIKWHWNESVENAAKCIECGKCESLCTQHLPIIERLKELSLLKD from the coding sequence ATGTATTATAAGAATTACGGTAATACGGATATGAAAGTATCTGCAATTGGATTAGGCTGTATGCGTTATGACGATAACGATGTGGCGGAGGGTAATTTAGAAAAATGTGCAGAGGTTGCATTATATGCACATGAATGTGGCATTAACTATTTTGATACTGCTCCATTTTATTGCAACGATAAAAGTGAAACCATAACAGGTATTGCTTTATCTCAATTGAAGCGTGATAGTTATTTTGTGTCTTCCAAAACAAATATGAGTACCGTTGGCGACGTAATTAACGCTGATACGTTTCGCAAACGTCTCGAAACAACATTAACACGTCTAAAAGTAGATTATTTGGATTTTTATCATCTATGGTGTATGCTGGACTTAGAATCATATCAAAAGCAAAGAGAAGCATTATATGGATTTTTTGAACAAGCAAAGGCAGAAGGTTTAATTCGCAATATTGTATTTTCAGCGCATATGCAAGGCGCTGAAATCGAAAAAGTTGTTGCTGAAAATAAGTTTAAAGGTATGTTAATTGGATATAATGCTTTGAATTATCGTTTCCGTCAAAGTGGAATTGAAGCAGCTCATAAAAATGGTATGGGCGTTGTTGTAATGAATCCACTGGGCGGAGGTCTGATTCCGCAAAACCCAGAAACTTTTAGCTACTTAACAAAGGAAACGGACTTAAACGTAGCGCAAGCAGCACTTCGCTTTGTGGCCTCTCATAAAGAAATTACAATTACATTAGCCGGCTGTACAACCAAAGCTCATGTCGATGACGCAGTAAAGGCTGTAGAAAATCTAGTAGAAAAACCTGCAAGTGAAATCAACAAAGAATTAGAAGGACAAGGACTTTCTTTTAATACATTGTGTACAGGATGCGGTTATTGCAAGAAATGCCCAATGGATATTGATATACCAAAATTCATGGATGCCTATAATGAAAAATTATTGGGAAGTTCACCGCTGGCTCGCATTAAATGGCATTGGAATGAAAGCGTTGAAAATGCTGCAAAATGCATTGAATGTGGAAAATGTGAAAGCTTGTGTACACAGCATCTTCCGATTATTGAAAGATTAAAAGAATTAAGTCTGTTAAAGGACTAA
- a CDS encoding ECF transporter S component, with product MKNNKVKSLVFSGLLLAIGVLLPQVFHFSGVPNAGPVFLPMHISVFLAGFMVGPIWGLGVGVLTPVLSFIVTGGAMPPIPILYFMMIELATYAFVAGLCSRNFKLNPYFSQIIAMICGRGVYALVLLVFGVLLGMKVPPVTAVWTAIVTGLPGIIIQLVIIPPIVYALKKGGFVVAASKSN from the coding sequence ATGAAGAATAACAAAGTAAAAAGTTTAGTGTTCAGTGGATTATTACTTGCAATTGGTGTGTTACTACCGCAAGTATTTCATTTTAGTGGTGTTCCAAACGCAGGACCGGTATTTTTACCAATGCATATTTCTGTGTTTTTAGCAGGTTTTATGGTAGGTCCGATTTGGGGGCTAGGAGTAGGAGTGTTAACTCCTGTGTTAAGCTTTATCGTAACAGGTGGAGCAATGCCTCCAATTCCTATTTTATATTTCATGATGATAGAGTTGGCAACCTATGCATTCGTAGCAGGCTTATGCAGTAGAAACTTTAAATTAAATCCTTATTTTAGCCAAATTATTGCTATGATATGCGGTAGAGGTGTATACGCACTTGTTTTACTTGTGTTTGGTGTTTTACTTGGAATGAAAGTACCTCCAGTTACAGCTGTATGGACAGCAATTGTAACTGGATTACCTGGAATTATCATTCAGTTAGTAATCATTCCGCCAATCGTCTATGCGCTCAAAAAGGGAGGCTTTGTTGTTGCAGCTTCAAAAAGCAATTAA
- a CDS encoding DUF1893 domain-containing protein: protein MQLQKAINILKEQNYSCVVIKDDLVHCANGIGVKPIMQWLREDEAFFANAYVADKVIGKAAALLLVMAKAKSVYGKVMSESAIAILEKYHIRYEYDTKVSFIANRTNTGMCPLEQSVVAIDAPNEAYIAIQNKIAELMSSK from the coding sequence TTGCAGCTTCAAAAAGCAATTAACATTTTAAAAGAGCAAAACTACAGTTGCGTAGTGATAAAAGATGATCTTGTTCATTGTGCAAATGGTATTGGCGTTAAGCCAATTATGCAATGGTTAAGAGAAGATGAAGCTTTTTTCGCTAACGCATATGTTGCTGATAAGGTTATTGGAAAAGCAGCAGCACTATTGCTTGTAATGGCAAAAGCTAAGAGTGTTTATGGCAAGGTTATGAGTGAAAGTGCCATAGCCATTTTAGAAAAATATCATATTCGTTATGAATATGATACAAAAGTGTCGTTTATCGCAAATCGTACCAATACAGGGATGTGCCCGTTGGAGCAATCGGTTGTAGCGATTGATGCTCCAAATGAAGCATATATTGCGATTCAAAATAAAATAGCAGAATTAATGAGTAGCAAATAA
- a CDS encoding bacteriohemerythrin, producing the protein MMWKDSLAIGVKEIDSQHKELCDKIDALFDACKQGKGRVEILSTMDFLQSYTIKHFHDEEIIQQKCGYPKCKEHKAIHEAFIKQVAELKAELEKDGASIVLVGKINSLVIDWLIKHIQNVDKEIAQYIK; encoded by the coding sequence ATGATGTGGAAAGACAGTTTAGCAATAGGCGTTAAAGAAATTGATAGTCAACATAAGGAACTATGTGATAAAATTGATGCATTATTTGATGCTTGTAAACAAGGAAAAGGCAGAGTCGAAATCTTATCTACTATGGATTTTTTACAAAGCTATACCATCAAACATTTTCATGATGAAGAAATCATTCAGCAAAAATGTGGATATCCAAAATGCAAAGAACATAAAGCTATCCATGAAGCATTTATTAAGCAAGTTGCAGAGCTAAAAGCAGAGCTTGAAAAAGATGGCGCATCCATTGTGTTGGTTGGTAAAATTAATAGTTTGGTAATTGATTGGTTGATTAAACATATTCAAAACGTAGACAAAGAGATTGCACAATATATTAAATAG
- a CDS encoding IS256 family transposase — MEKQPKELLKEYVNSQNFTSTTEVMQAMKEMFKDVLQQVMDSELDEELGYQKSQRIANDDGKSMSKNYRNGYSKKTVKTQLGEVDINVPRDRNGEFEPQIIGKYNRNADGMEEKIIALYSCGMSQRDIAEQVKNLYDVEISDGLVSKITEKIMPEVTAWQNRPLDSVYPFVFMDAIHYKVKENNQFVTKAAYVVLGITLEGNKDILGIWIGENESSKFWLSVMNDLKSRGLQDVYLFCVDGLKGFKEAINAAYPKAHIQRCIIHQIRYSTRYVGYKDIKKLMADLKLVYQAVTEEEALNNLISFKEKWGKSYPSCIKSWEDNWDILSTFFAYPTDVRKIIYTTNIIEGLNRQFRQITKNKPSFQNDDSLKRILYLASKKIVERWTQRCRNWDVVLNQLNIMFSDRIAG, encoded by the coding sequence ATGGAAAAGCAACCGAAAGAGTTATTAAAAGAGTATGTGAACAGCCAAAACTTCACAAGCACAACAGAGGTTATGCAGGCAATGAAAGAGATGTTCAAAGATGTTCTTCAGCAAGTTATGGATAGTGAATTAGACGAAGAATTGGGTTACCAAAAAAGTCAAAGAATAGCGAACGATGACGGAAAAAGCATGTCGAAAAATTATCGAAATGGATATTCAAAGAAAACAGTTAAAACACAACTTGGCGAAGTGGATATTAATGTTCCTCGTGATAGAAACGGTGAATTTGAACCACAAATTATTGGTAAATATAATCGTAATGCTGACGGGATGGAAGAAAAAATTATTGCACTTTACTCTTGTGGCATGTCTCAACGAGATATTGCTGAACAAGTAAAAAATCTTTATGATGTAGAAATTTCAGATGGACTAGTAAGCAAGATAACAGAAAAAATAATGCCGGAAGTAACAGCATGGCAAAACCGTCCACTAGATAGTGTATACCCATTTGTGTTCATGGATGCAATACACTACAAAGTAAAAGAAAACAATCAGTTTGTAACGAAAGCAGCATATGTGGTTTTAGGAATTACACTTGAAGGAAATAAAGATATATTGGGCATTTGGATTGGAGAAAACGAGAGCTCAAAATTCTGGTTGAGCGTTATGAATGACTTGAAATCAAGGGGTTTGCAAGATGTATACCTATTTTGTGTTGACGGTTTAAAAGGTTTTAAAGAAGCAATCAATGCAGCATATCCCAAAGCGCACATTCAACGTTGTATTATACATCAAATTCGATATTCAACACGATATGTAGGATACAAAGATATCAAGAAGTTAATGGCAGATCTAAAACTAGTATATCAAGCTGTTACAGAGGAAGAAGCATTGAATAATCTAATATCATTCAAAGAAAAATGGGGTAAAAGTTATCCTTCTTGCATAAAGAGTTGGGAGGATAACTGGGATATACTATCAACCTTTTTTGCATATCCAACTGATGTAAGGAAAATAATATACACAACTAATATTATTGAGGGATTAAACAGGCAGTTCAGACAAATAACCAAGAATAAACCATCATTTCAAAATGATGATAGTTTAAAAAGGATACTGTATTTAGCTTCAAAAAAAATTGTCGAACGATGGACACAACGTTGTCGAAATTGGGACGTTGTTTTAAACCAATTAAACATCATGTTTTCGGACAGAATCGCTGGATGA
- a CDS encoding DUF5131 family protein: MATWNPWKGCHRKSEGCKNCYIFRANERKNIDTNVVYKTDEFYKPIVKDSKGNYKMKSGQLVYLCFNADFLVEDADKWRNEIWKIIRTRKDLTFLFLTKRIEGFRIGLPNDFKENFDNVVVCCTIENQQRADERLPIFKALPIKHKQIVIQPMLEKMDISNYLDDTIECVIVGGESGKDTRPLDYNWVLDIRRQCIAANVSFQFRQVATHFIKDDKPYLIQRQYLCAQARKAQIDFTRE, encoded by the coding sequence ATGGCTACTTGGAATCCTTGGAAAGGATGTCATAGAAAAAGCGAAGGCTGTAAAAATTGTTATATCTTTAGGGCAAATGAACGCAAAAATATAGATACCAATGTTGTTTATAAAACAGATGAATTTTATAAACCGATTGTGAAAGACAGTAAAGGCAACTATAAAATGAAATCAGGTCAACTTGTATACTTATGTTTTAATGCCGATTTTCTTGTTGAAGATGCGGATAAATGGCGAAATGAGATTTGGAAAATCATTCGTACACGAAAAGATCTTACTTTTCTCTTTCTGACTAAGCGAATTGAGGGGTTTCGTATTGGGTTACCAAATGATTTTAAAGAGAATTTTGATAATGTGGTTGTGTGTTGTACTATAGAAAACCAACAACGTGCAGATGAACGATTACCAATATTCAAAGCATTACCGATTAAACACAAACAGATTGTTATTCAACCTATGCTTGAAAAAATGGACATTTCAAACTACTTGGATGATACGATTGAATGTGTAATAGTTGGCGGTGAATCGGGGAAAGATACGCGTCCTTTAGATTATAACTGGGTATTAGATATTCGGCGCCAATGTATTGCTGCAAACGTTTCGTTTCAATTTAGGCAAGTTGCTACCCACTTTATAAAAGATGATAAGCCTTATTTAATACAACGGCAATATCTTTGTGCACAAGCCAGAAAAGCCCAAATTGATTTTACAAGAGAATAA
- a CDS encoding ASKHA domain-containing protein, protein MKLTIQKENSVTEIITDGNKSILKLLQENHIYIDAPCNANGKCGKCKVQVNGQVTPITAEEQKLLSLQEQMNDIRLACLTKPIGDCSITILNQQNYTVQESGMKSDFVISPRAKDSTKAAIGLAVDIGTTTVACYFYDLNSGKRLDTVSGLNEQRSFGADVISRINSCIEKDDGKQLLKQTIVKQLNNAIDSFCSKKSYSYHDIMDITIAGNTVMLHLLTGYDASGIAVAPFTPTSLFGFDLNAKEIGITTNDTAKVFLTDCVSGYVGGDITVGVLSAKVHEEKENCIYIDIGTNGEMAIGNQNGFICCATAAGPAFEGATIQCGVGGITGAISKVTIKNNDIKIETIGNQPAIGICGSGLVDTIACLLKLGVIDETGRIDEDEIPTSLLYRYREEDEPVFVLDIDNNIYLTQKDIREVQLAKAAICAGIQTLIHAKGLTEQDIHKVILAGGFGSYIDKKSACEIGLLPPSLLDKITTVVMLPVWVLLKFC, encoded by the coding sequence ATGAAATTGACAATACAAAAAGAAAATTCCGTTACCGAAATTATTACGGATGGAAATAAATCAATACTAAAGCTATTACAAGAAAACCATATTTACATTGATGCACCTTGTAATGCAAACGGTAAATGCGGAAAATGTAAGGTACAAGTAAACGGACAAGTGACACCAATTACTGCAGAAGAGCAAAAACTGCTTTCTTTACAAGAACAAATGAATGATATTCGATTAGCTTGCTTAACCAAGCCAATTGGCGATTGCAGTATTACAATACTAAATCAACAAAACTACACAGTACAAGAAAGTGGTATGAAATCTGATTTTGTTATTTCACCAAGAGCAAAGGATAGCACAAAAGCTGCTATTGGACTTGCTGTTGACATTGGAACAACAACGGTTGCTTGTTACTTTTATGATCTGAATTCAGGTAAACGTTTGGACACTGTTAGTGGGCTAAACGAACAACGCAGCTTTGGTGCTGATGTCATTTCAAGAATTAACAGTTGTATAGAAAAAGATGATGGCAAGCAGTTACTAAAGCAAACCATTGTAAAACAACTCAACAATGCCATCGATTCCTTTTGCAGTAAAAAAAGCTATTCCTATCATGATATTATGGATATTACAATTGCAGGAAATACTGTTATGCTCCACTTATTAACGGGTTACGATGCAAGTGGAATTGCTGTTGCACCATTCACCCCAACTTCTCTATTTGGCTTTGATTTAAACGCAAAAGAAATTGGAATAACTACAAACGATACTGCAAAAGTATTCTTAACCGATTGTGTTTCCGGCTACGTTGGCGGCGATATTACAGTTGGCGTATTAAGCGCAAAAGTTCATGAAGAAAAAGAAAATTGCATTTATATTGATATCGGAACAAATGGCGAAATGGCAATTGGCAATCAAAACGGATTTATTTGCTGTGCTACGGCAGCCGGTCCCGCTTTTGAAGGTGCTACGATTCAATGTGGAGTCGGCGGTATTACAGGTGCAATTAGTAAAGTTACAATTAAAAATAATGATATCAAAATCGAAACGATAGGAAATCAACCTGCAATTGGCATATGTGGCTCTGGTTTGGTTGATACAATTGCTTGTTTATTAAAACTCGGAGTAATTGATGAAACAGGACGAATTGACGAAGATGAAATACCAACTTCATTACTCTATCGTTATCGTGAAGAAGACGAGCCTGTTTTTGTTCTTGATATAGATAACAATATCTATTTAACTCAAAAAGATATACGTGAAGTTCAGCTTGCAAAAGCCGCTATTTGTGCAGGTATTCAAACCTTAATTCATGCAAAAGGCTTAACAGAGCAAGATATTCATAAAGTCATTTTGGCAGGAGGATTCGGTTCTTATATTGACAAGAAGAGTGCTTGCGAAATTGGATTGCTACCTCCTTCCTTACTTGATAAAATTACTACCGTTGTAATGCTGCCGGTATGGGTGCTATTGAAGTTTTGCTAA